One Pseudomonas fluorescens genomic region harbors:
- a CDS encoding microcin C ABC transporter permease YejB: MWAYILRRLLLIIPTLVIILLVNFVIIQAAPGGPVEQAIAHLQGIGGAGVGGGASETSGNASRASRGLDPQLIKDIEKQYGFDKPAHERLWLMLKNYAQLDFGKSFFRGATVTNLILDKMPVTISLGLWATLITYLVSIPLGIRKAVHHGSHFDIWSSTAIIIGYAMPAFLFAMFLIVVFAGGTSLNWFPVRGLVSDNFESLSTLGKIADYFWHLVLPVTALVIGGFATLTILTKNSFLNEITRQYVVTARAKGLSERRVLYGHVFRNAMLLVVSGIPQAFISVFFAGSLLIEVIFSLDGLGRMSYEAAVSRDYPVVFGSLFIFTLFGLLIKLIGDLCYTLVDPRIDFAARNA; this comes from the coding sequence ATGTGGGCTTACATATTGCGGCGTCTGTTACTGATCATCCCGACGCTGGTGATCATTCTGCTGGTCAATTTCGTGATCATTCAGGCCGCGCCCGGCGGCCCGGTCGAGCAGGCCATTGCTCACCTGCAAGGTATCGGCGGGGCCGGTGTCGGCGGCGGCGCCAGCGAGACATCCGGCAACGCCTCGCGCGCCAGCCGTGGCCTAGATCCGCAATTGATCAAGGACATCGAAAAACAATACGGTTTCGACAAGCCCGCCCATGAGCGCCTATGGCTGATGCTCAAGAACTACGCGCAGCTGGATTTCGGCAAGAGTTTCTTTCGCGGCGCCACGGTCACCAATCTGATCCTGGACAAAATGCCGGTGACGATTTCCCTCGGCTTGTGGGCGACGCTGATCACGTATCTGGTATCGATTCCGCTGGGCATCCGCAAAGCCGTTCACCATGGGAGTCATTTCGATATTTGGAGCAGCACTGCAATCATCATCGGTTATGCCATGCCGGCCTTCCTCTTTGCGATGTTCCTGATCGTCGTGTTTGCCGGCGGCACCTCATTGAACTGGTTCCCGGTGCGGGGCCTGGTGTCGGACAACTTCGAATCGCTGTCGACGCTGGGCAAGATCGCCGATTATTTCTGGCACTTGGTATTGCCTGTTACCGCACTGGTGATTGGCGGCTTCGCGACGCTGACGATTCTGACGAAAAACTCGTTTCTCAATGAAATCACCCGACAGTATGTGGTCACCGCTCGGGCGAAAGGTCTGAGCGAACGTCGCGTGTTGTACGGCCACGTGTTCCGCAACGCGATGCTGCTGGTGGTATCGGGCATTCCCCAAGCGTTTATCAGCGTATTTTTTGCCGGTTCATTACTGATCGAGGTGATTTTCTCCCTCGACGGTCTCGGACGCATGAGTTACGAAGCGGCTGTTTCCAGAGATTACCCGGTGGTTTTCGGTTCGCTGTTCATCTTCACCTTGTTCGGACTCCTGATAAAACTCATCGGTGACCTGTGCTACACGCTGGTCGATCCGCGCATCGACTTCGCCGCGAGGAATGCCTGA
- a CDS encoding ABC transporter permease: MFKLSPLGRRRFERFRKNRRGWWSLWLFIGLFMLTLGGELIANDKPLMVSYQGQWYFPVFKRHTEQEFGGQLPFQADYRSDYVQKLIRKDGGWILFPPIPFSDDTPNYDLNKPAPSPPTSVNWLGTDDQARDVLARVIFGARVSILFALMLTFVSALIGIAAGALQGYYGGWVDLLGQRLLEVWSGLPVLYLLIILSGFVEPNFWWLLGIMALFSWLALVDVVRAEFLRGRNLEYVKAARALGLTDRKVIIRHILPNAMNATLSYLPFILTGAISTLTALDFLGFGMPAGSASLGELIGQGKQNLQAPWLGLTAFFTLALILSLLVFIGEALRDAFDPRS; the protein is encoded by the coding sequence ATGTTCAAGCTCTCGCCTTTGGGCCGTCGCCGCTTTGAACGTTTCAGGAAAAACCGTCGGGGCTGGTGGTCGCTGTGGCTGTTCATCGGTCTGTTCATGCTGACGCTGGGCGGCGAGTTGATTGCCAATGACAAGCCGCTGATGGTCAGTTACCAGGGCCAATGGTACTTCCCCGTATTCAAGCGCCACACCGAGCAGGAATTTGGCGGGCAACTGCCGTTTCAGGCCGATTATCGCAGCGACTATGTGCAGAAGCTGATCCGCAAGGACGGCGGGTGGATACTGTTTCCACCGATTCCGTTCAGTGACGACACGCCCAATTACGACCTCAACAAACCCGCGCCGAGCCCGCCGACGTCGGTGAACTGGCTGGGGACGGACGACCAGGCGCGCGACGTGCTCGCGCGGGTGATTTTCGGTGCTCGGGTGTCAATCCTCTTTGCGTTGATGCTGACCTTTGTCAGTGCGCTGATCGGCATCGCGGCCGGCGCATTGCAGGGCTATTACGGCGGCTGGGTCGATCTGCTCGGGCAACGACTGCTGGAAGTCTGGTCGGGGTTGCCGGTGCTGTACCTGCTGATCATCCTGTCCGGTTTTGTTGAGCCGAATTTCTGGTGGCTGCTGGGCATCATGGCGCTGTTTTCCTGGCTGGCGCTGGTCGACGTGGTGCGTGCCGAATTCCTGCGCGGGCGCAATCTGGAATACGTCAAAGCCGCCCGGGCATTGGGCCTGACTGATCGCAAGGTCATCATCCGGCACATTCTGCCCAACGCCATGAATGCGACGTTGAGCTACCTGCCGTTCATTTTGACCGGGGCGATTTCCACGCTGACGGCGCTGGACTTCCTCGGCTTCGGCATGCCTGCCGGCAGCGCTTCGCTCGGCGAACTGATCGGACAGGGCAAGCAAAACCTGCAAGCGCCGTGGCTCGGGCTGACAGCGTTTTTTACGCTGGCGCTGATCCTCTCTTTATTGG